A single region of the Halobacterium wangiae genome encodes:
- a CDS encoding Rieske (2Fe-2S) protein produces MSAENRVEVGPAAEFEDGDAELVQVGRVEVGVIKANGEFHALRNQCPHDGGPVCKGEVEPRLVGEWGGSGERVEQHYDDDQQIISCPWHGWSFDVETGEHIGDDRYAIPKYDVVVEDGTVYVKGE; encoded by the coding sequence ATGAGCGCCGAGAACCGCGTGGAGGTCGGACCGGCAGCGGAGTTCGAGGACGGCGACGCGGAACTCGTCCAGGTCGGACGCGTGGAGGTCGGCGTTATCAAGGCCAATGGCGAGTTCCACGCCCTCCGCAACCAGTGCCCGCACGACGGCGGCCCGGTCTGCAAAGGAGAAGTCGAACCCCGCCTCGTCGGCGAGTGGGGTGGGTCGGGGGAGCGCGTCGAGCAGCACTACGACGACGACCAGCAGATCATCTCCTGTCCCTGGCACGGGTGGTCCTTCGACGTCGAGACGGGCGAACACATCGGCGACGACCGGTACGCCATCCCGAAGTACGACGTCGTCGTCGAGGACGGCACTGTGTACGTGAAAGGAGAGTAG